Proteins co-encoded in one bacterium genomic window:
- a CDS encoding hydantoinase/oxoprolinase family protein encodes MTEQNSCWSVWVDTGGTFTDCLAIAPSGEVRRAKVLSSSALRGRVTEVLEGGRYRVEGLAGLPKDLPVGFTCARLDESALAARVSGFDPNESELSIDGPLELKPGDAFELCSPDEAPILATRVALGVAANGSIPSFTLRLATTRGTNALLERRGSPPALFITRGFGDLLRIGTQQRPDLFALEIKKPAPLYAEAIEIEERLAADGSVLQHLDVEALDDSIKRLLHAGIESAAVALLHSHRNSTHERTLADRLRKRGFRYVCASSDLAEQIGILGRAQTAVVNAYLSPVIDAYLQNVASQAGPGLRTLHVMTSAGGLVQPKDYRAKDSLLSGPAGGVAGIASAGTKSGFTRLIGFDMGGTSTDVSRWDGDFEYIFEHDVGDAHLVAPALAIETVAAGGGSVCQFDGERLRVGPESTGASPGPACYGAGGPLSLTDVNLLLGRLNPAAFEIPIFPDDAQQRLEETLRALCERTGTTMSERELLEGFLAIANERMAEAIRRVSVRKGYDPRDHTLVAFGGAGAQHACGVAELLGITTILVPEDAGLLSAVGLGHAMIERFAERSVLAPLADIVESITTWLDDLAEEAMKALQCEGLVRDRIVIRRRIANVRFAGQDATLAIELDDPSDLQKDFERRYEALYGYRPESRPLEVVSLRLVVSERPRTEVQNATVPIAYMPKPAGSVGEVPTYRRSELRAGAQVIGPALIFEAHSATVVESGWTASIDAVRAIVLRREP; translated from the coding sequence TTGACCGAACAGAACTCGTGCTGGAGTGTTTGGGTCGATACTGGCGGAACCTTCACGGACTGCCTGGCTATCGCGCCGTCCGGCGAAGTCCGCCGGGCAAAGGTCCTGAGTAGCAGCGCGCTGCGCGGCCGTGTGACGGAGGTTCTCGAAGGCGGGCGCTATCGTGTCGAAGGACTGGCCGGCCTGCCGAAGGATCTTCCAGTTGGGTTCACTTGCGCGCGGTTGGATGAATCAGCTTTAGCAGCGCGCGTCTCCGGATTTGATCCGAATGAAAGCGAGCTTTCTATCGACGGCCCGCTTGAGCTGAAGCCTGGGGATGCCTTCGAACTGTGCTCCCCGGACGAAGCCCCCATCCTGGCCACTCGTGTCGCTCTGGGGGTTGCCGCAAACGGATCCATTCCCTCCTTTACGCTTCGCCTGGCGACGACTCGCGGTACAAACGCGCTGCTCGAACGGCGCGGTTCTCCACCCGCGCTCTTCATCACACGTGGCTTTGGCGACTTGCTGCGAATTGGCACACAGCAACGTCCCGACTTGTTTGCCTTGGAGATCAAGAAGCCGGCGCCGCTGTACGCAGAGGCAATTGAGATCGAAGAGCGCCTGGCGGCTGACGGTTCTGTTCTGCAGCATTTGGATGTCGAAGCCCTTGATGACTCCATCAAGAGATTACTCCACGCAGGAATCGAATCCGCGGCAGTGGCTCTGTTGCATAGTCATCGCAACAGCACGCACGAGCGTACGCTGGCAGATCGCCTGCGTAAGCGTGGCTTTCGATACGTCTGCGCGTCGAGCGATCTGGCTGAACAGATTGGCATTCTCGGGCGCGCTCAGACGGCTGTTGTGAATGCCTACCTCTCGCCTGTGATCGATGCCTATCTGCAGAACGTTGCTAGCCAGGCGGGACCCGGCCTTCGCACTCTGCATGTTATGACCAGTGCAGGCGGTCTGGTTCAGCCCAAGGATTATCGTGCGAAAGACAGTCTGCTCAGCGGGCCGGCGGGCGGGGTTGCGGGAATCGCAAGTGCCGGAACGAAATCGGGGTTCACAAGACTGATCGGCTTCGACATGGGCGGTACGAGCACCGACGTGTCGCGCTGGGACGGCGACTTCGAGTACATCTTCGAGCACGACGTCGGCGACGCACACCTTGTAGCGCCCGCGCTTGCAATCGAGACAGTTGCGGCCGGCGGCGGATCCGTTTGTCAATTCGATGGCGAGAGGTTACGAGTCGGTCCGGAAAGCACCGGCGCGTCGCCGGGTCCTGCGTGCTATGGCGCAGGCGGGCCGCTGTCTCTGACCGACGTGAACTTGCTGCTCGGACGATTGAATCCTGCGGCCTTCGAAATTCCGATCTTCCCGGACGACGCCCAGCAGCGGCTCGAAGAGACACTCCGCGCGCTGTGCGAACGTACCGGAACGACGATGTCGGAAAGAGAACTTCTCGAGGGTTTCCTGGCGATCGCAAACGAGCGCATGGCGGAAGCGATTCGCCGTGTCTCCGTCCGAAAGGGCTACGACCCGCGCGATCACACGCTGGTCGCATTCGGCGGGGCAGGTGCACAGCATGCCTGTGGCGTTGCAGAACTTCTTGGCATTACCACGATCCTCGTTCCCGAAGACGCCGGCCTTCTGAGTGCGGTTGGTCTGGGTCATGCCATGATTGAACGGTTTGCAGAACGCTCAGTCCTTGCTCCACTTGCAGACATCGTGGAATCAATCACTACCTGGCTGGACGACTTGGCAGAAGAGGCGATGAAAGCCCTCCAATGCGAGGGGCTCGTGCGCGATCGCATTGTCATCCGCCGGCGCATCGCCAACGTACGATTCGCCGGTCAAGACGCGACGCTCGCAATCGAATTGGATGATCCCAGTGACCTTCAGAAGGACTTTGAACGCCGCTACGAGGCTCTCTACGGCTATCGCCCGGAGTCGCGCCCGCTGGAGGTCGTTTCTCTCCGGTTGGTGGTGTCCGAGCGACCGCGTACTGAAGTACAGAACGCAACAGTTCCAATTGCATACATGCCAAAGCCGGCAGGGAGCGTCGGCGAAGTTCCGACGTATCGCCGTAGCGAGCTGCGAGCAGGAGCGCAAGTTATCGGTCCTGCCTTGATCTTCGAAGCACACAGCGCCACCGTCGTCGAATCGGGCTGGACTGCGAGCATCGACGCGGTAAGAGCCATCGTTCTGAGGAGAGAACCATGA
- a CDS encoding SDR family oxidoreductase, with product MTRSSKARRQRIALITGASAGFGAEFARQLAADGYHLILTARRRHRLKELGDELHAKYGVRVLIETADLAEPGGVDKLLRFLDEKRIVPTLFVNNAGFGFHGAIVENTNEATRAMLHVNIVAATLLARSIAERMLARGRGGIINLASLAAYQPCPYTGVYGATKSYLYMFSESLREELHGTPIRVMALCPGMTRTEFHLNAGPPYRMQQESLFADVGDTVRECLLVYRRGKSVYVPGWKNRAAIQIQRFVPRSWVTRLAAWVLAPIGEK from the coding sequence ATGACGCGAAGCAGCAAGGCTCGCAGACAACGCATTGCGCTCATCACGGGTGCATCGGCCGGATTCGGTGCGGAATTTGCGCGGCAACTCGCGGCTGACGGCTACCACCTGATTCTCACCGCCAGGCGACGTCACCGACTCAAGGAACTCGGGGATGAACTGCATGCGAAGTATGGAGTCCGCGTGCTGATCGAGACAGCCGATCTGGCAGAGCCAGGGGGCGTGGACAAGCTGCTGCGATTCCTGGATGAGAAACGGATCGTGCCAACGCTTTTTGTCAATAACGCAGGCTTTGGTTTTCACGGGGCGATCGTCGAGAATACAAATGAAGCCACGCGAGCCATGCTGCATGTAAACATCGTCGCCGCTACGTTGTTGGCCCGATCCATTGCCGAGCGAATGCTCGCGCGCGGGCGTGGAGGTATCATCAACCTCGCGTCGCTGGCGGCGTACCAGCCTTGTCCCTACACCGGCGTTTATGGTGCGACGAAGTCTTACCTCTATATGTTCTCCGAATCGCTGCGCGAAGAACTGCATGGAACTCCGATTCGCGTGATGGCGCTGTGTCCGGGCATGACAAGGACAGAGTTCCACCTGAACGCCGGGCCGCCGTATCGAATGCAGCAGGAAAGCCTTTTTGCGGATGTGGGCGACACCGTTCGCGAATGCCTTTTAGTATATCGTCGCGGCAAGAGCGTCTACGTTCCTGGCTGGAAGAACCGGGCCGCGATCCAGATCCAACGATTCGTTCCTCGCTCATGGGTCACGCGGCTGGCGGCTTGGGTATTAGCCCCGATCGGAGAGAAATAG
- a CDS encoding secondary thiamine-phosphate synthase enzyme YjbQ encodes MVKRISVKGSGQGLHEFTGQVAAVVHESGISEGLCTVMVQHTSASLTIQENADPSARHDLENWLNRLVMEDDPLYTHTMEGPDDMPSHIKAALTSTTLSIPVLGGRLALGTWQGIYLWEHRRRSGSRNIVIHVGE; translated from the coding sequence ATGGTCAAACGAATCAGCGTCAAGGGCTCCGGACAGGGGCTGCATGAGTTCACCGGCCAGGTCGCGGCAGTCGTGCACGAGTCCGGCATCAGCGAAGGGCTCTGCACGGTCATGGTGCAGCATACATCCGCCAGCCTGACGATTCAGGAGAATGCCGATCCGTCCGCCCGCCACGATCTGGAGAATTGGCTCAACCGACTGGTGATGGAAGACGATCCGCTCTATACGCACACGATGGAAGGGCCGGACGACATGCCGTCGCACATCAAGGCCGCTTTGACATCCACGACGCTGTCGATCCCGGTGTTGGGCGGGCGACTTGCGCTCGGCACTTGGCAGGGAATCTATCTGTGGGAACATCGGCGGAGAAGCGGATCGCGAAACATCGTCATTCACGTGGGCGAGTAA
- a CDS encoding NupC/NupG family nucleoside CNT transporter translates to MSRIIPFFGILVMMAICLAMSKDRKAALKRWPLMAWGLGLQLIFALIILRTTPGEWFFTLMNNVFMKVIEATQAGSEFVFGELAKPGGQGKFGFYFAFNVLPTIIFFSALTAILYQLGIMQLVVKGIAWVMAVTMKTSGAETLSASGNIFVGQTEAPLIVRPFVPTMTRSELMTVMTGGFATVAGGVMAAYVGMLSKDIPGIAGHLLAASVMSAPAALMFGKLIVPETETPETLGKVNIDMPKQYDGVVDAAAGGAGEGVKLALNVGGMLIAFLALIAVLDLVIGLIGGAIMFPFGDGGFHLQEAWNLKTIVGYIFSPLAFMMGVPKEEMVQAGRLMGLKTIANEFVAFADLQSMGEVLSPRTRVIMTYALAGFANIGSIGIQIGGLVIMAPQRRADLARLGFVALIAGTFAANSTACVAAILYDEAKDPSELTVSFEVPEATDLTPLLSWSGDKEMKYEVYVWEQGTDHPDQPTTVVEGFSTVLDTPLKPGASYYWYVVGRIKDQPDSFKSQREEFKVPGELSQPAEEAPAPEPVPRE, encoded by the coding sequence TTGTCTCGGATTATTCCGTTCTTCGGCATCCTGGTCATGATGGCGATCTGTCTGGCCATGAGCAAGGATCGCAAGGCAGCGCTGAAGCGCTGGCCGCTGATGGCTTGGGGACTGGGGCTTCAGCTCATCTTCGCGCTGATCATTTTGCGCACGACGCCCGGCGAGTGGTTCTTCACTCTCATGAATAACGTCTTCATGAAGGTCATCGAGGCGACGCAGGCCGGTTCGGAGTTCGTCTTTGGCGAACTCGCGAAGCCAGGCGGTCAGGGCAAGTTCGGATTCTACTTCGCGTTCAACGTCCTGCCGACGATCATTTTCTTCAGCGCACTGACCGCCATCCTTTATCAGTTGGGCATCATGCAGCTTGTTGTGAAGGGCATTGCCTGGGTGATGGCCGTCACGATGAAGACGAGTGGTGCGGAAACACTGTCGGCATCCGGCAATATCTTCGTGGGACAGACCGAAGCGCCGCTGATTGTGCGGCCGTTCGTTCCGACCATGACTCGCAGCGAACTGATGACGGTGATGACCGGCGGTTTCGCCACGGTGGCAGGCGGTGTGATGGCGGCCTACGTAGGGATGCTGTCGAAGGACATCCCAGGCATTGCGGGCCACCTTCTTGCGGCCAGCGTCATGTCGGCTCCGGCCGCGCTGATGTTTGGCAAATTGATTGTGCCAGAAACGGAAACACCAGAGACGCTCGGCAAGGTAAACATCGATATGCCGAAGCAGTACGACGGCGTCGTCGATGCAGCGGCCGGCGGGGCTGGCGAAGGCGTGAAGCTGGCTCTGAATGTTGGCGGCATGCTGATCGCCTTCCTGGCGTTGATCGCCGTGTTGGATCTCGTGATCGGCCTGATCGGTGGCGCGATCATGTTCCCGTTTGGCGACGGTGGATTCCACCTGCAGGAAGCCTGGAACTTGAAGACCATCGTTGGTTACATCTTCTCCCCGCTCGCATTCATGATGGGCGTTCCCAAAGAGGAGATGGTTCAAGCGGGCCGCCTGATGGGCTTGAAGACGATCGCAAACGAGTTCGTCGCGTTTGCCGATCTGCAAAGCATGGGTGAAGTACTGAGCCCCCGGACGCGCGTGATCATGACTTACGCGCTGGCCGGGTTCGCGAATATCGGTTCCATTGGGATCCAGATCGGTGGCCTCGTCATCATGGCGCCGCAGCGTCGTGCGGACCTTGCGCGACTTGGCTTCGTGGCGTTGATTGCCGGAACGTTCGCGGCGAATTCCACGGCCTGCGTCGCCGCGATTCTCTACGATGAGGCGAAAGACCCCTCCGAATTGACCGTCTCATTCGAGGTGCCCGAGGCGACGGACTTAACACCGCTGCTCTCCTGGTCGGGCGACAAGGAAATGAAGTACGAAGTCTATGTCTGGGAGCAGGGGACTGATCATCCGGACCAGCCGACAACCGTGGTGGAAGGCTTCTCCACGGTGCTCGACACGCCGCTGAAGCCCGGCGCGTCCTACTACTGGTACGTTGTCGGAAGGATCAAAGATCAGCCGGATTCTTTCAAGAGCCAGCGAGAAGAATTCAAGGTGCCGGGCGAACTCAGTCAGCCGGCCGAGGAAGCGCCGGCCCCTGAACCTGTACCGCGAGAGTGA
- a CDS encoding queuosine precursor transporter, with translation MLSNEALWFLFLILDLGVLLVLFRFFGRTGLYIAIAYSILLCNIQVLKTVELFGMTATLGNILYGSLFLATDILGEVYGKSAARKGVIIGFVVLLIMTVYMQLALQFQPDSSDFVDPHLQAIFGFLPRVAAASFIAYMVSQFHDVWAFHYWKARFKGRHLWLRNNLSTIVSQAIDSVVFCSIAFIGVFETSVVVSIFVTTYVLKLVVAILDTPFIYLACRMAGHSRGTGSGAGASSAG, from the coding sequence ATGCTGTCGAATGAAGCTCTTTGGTTCCTGTTTCTGATTCTGGATCTCGGCGTGCTGCTCGTGCTGTTTCGGTTCTTCGGACGCACGGGCCTTTACATCGCCATCGCGTACAGCATTTTACTGTGCAACATCCAGGTGCTCAAGACCGTCGAACTCTTTGGCATGACGGCGACGCTGGGGAACATCCTGTACGGCAGCCTGTTCCTGGCGACGGACATCCTGGGGGAAGTCTACGGCAAGTCGGCGGCGCGCAAGGGCGTCATCATCGGATTCGTCGTGCTGCTGATCATGACGGTCTACATGCAACTTGCGCTGCAGTTCCAGCCAGACAGTTCCGACTTCGTCGATCCGCACCTGCAGGCGATCTTCGGATTCCTGCCCCGCGTGGCCGCCGCCAGCTTCATCGCGTACATGGTCAGCCAGTTCCATGACGTTTGGGCCTTCCATTACTGGAAGGCCCGGTTCAAAGGTCGTCATTTGTGGCTGCGGAATAATCTGTCGACGATTGTCAGTCAGGCGATCGACTCGGTCGTCTTCTGCTCGATCGCTTTCATCGGAGTTTTTGAGACATCAGTCGTTGTGAGCATCTTTGTGACGACCTATGTCCTCAAACTCGTCGTCGCAATTCTCGACACGCCGTTCATTTACCTGGCATGCCGAATGGCGGGTCACTCTCGCGGTACAGGTTCAGGGGCCGGCGCTTCCTCGGCCGGCTGA
- a CDS encoding glycosyltransferase family 39 protein produces MKTDEPRNSPTATPPPIARWEWIALAVITLVGGLLRFWHLDVLPPGLWYDEAINGLDAWGVIHGHGFPIFFMTEGHPREPLYMYLEAIGILVGGPNATAIRAVSAAIGTLTIPAVWWMSRQFMGPRDALTTACVFSFMRWHVHFSRLAFRTILTPFFAALITGFLYRTIRKRKLLDAIATGALLSLSLYTYLSMRLFVVAALIGIVLGIVWKLKVDGAHCSRRASVAGILAAIIVFLPLGIDYIANPEHFSGREKEVSLISQGPEGWARIARQARDVALMPAFRGDHVGKHNIPGPPRFVQSILWSSDGPDSAARWIDRKRSGAPEMDPHGTGIPVFDIVTGLLFYFGFAVACKRAWRRQWPEAFLIVWLIVGSLASVLSFGAPNMLRLLLLTPAVAAVLALGLEAILAFAETRTNRHLAAGILLVFLAWFAAGEMLRYFRTWPDHPATDHEFNNTFAELARALRSADDAPEMIIVPDWILNSPTFKFETLALSATRSDADIPTDLHGRIWVVAPQSPWPPVAPLSIGDVAAKIVQSLDTPEGDRWVSIVEVRVP; encoded by the coding sequence ATGAAGACGGACGAGCCACGAAATTCGCCAACCGCCACACCGCCCCCGATCGCCCGTTGGGAGTGGATCGCGCTTGCTGTGATCACACTCGTGGGAGGGCTCCTGCGTTTCTGGCATCTTGATGTCCTGCCGCCGGGCTTGTGGTACGACGAGGCGATCAATGGACTCGATGCATGGGGGGTCATTCACGGTCATGGATTCCCGATCTTCTTCATGACGGAAGGGCACCCCCGCGAGCCGCTGTACATGTATCTCGAGGCGATCGGCATTCTGGTCGGCGGGCCCAATGCGACGGCAATTCGAGCCGTCAGCGCAGCGATCGGCACGCTGACAATCCCGGCGGTCTGGTGGATGTCGCGACAATTCATGGGGCCGCGGGATGCGCTCACCACTGCTTGTGTGTTCTCGTTCATGCGTTGGCATGTTCATTTCTCCCGCCTGGCTTTCCGAACGATTCTGACGCCGTTCTTTGCGGCGCTGATCACAGGCTTTCTGTATCGGACAATCAGGAAGCGCAAGCTCCTCGATGCGATTGCTACGGGAGCCCTGCTCAGTCTGTCGCTGTACACGTACCTGTCGATGCGACTGTTTGTCGTTGCTGCGCTGATTGGGATCGTTCTTGGAATTGTCTGGAAGCTCAAAGTAGATGGCGCCCACTGCAGCCGGCGCGCATCCGTTGCGGGGATTCTGGCCGCGATCATTGTTTTTCTTCCGCTCGGCATCGACTACATCGCGAATCCCGAGCACTTCAGTGGACGCGAGAAGGAAGTCTCGTTAATCAGCCAAGGGCCTGAGGGTTGGGCGCGGATTGCTCGGCAGGCGCGCGATGTTGCGCTCATGCCGGCCTTTCGAGGCGATCACGTTGGCAAGCACAACATCCCTGGGCCACCGCGGTTCGTGCAGAGCATTCTCTGGTCTTCGGACGGACCCGACTCCGCAGCGCGTTGGATTGATCGGAAGCGTTCCGGTGCCCCCGAGATGGATCCCCACGGCACAGGCATCCCCGTTTTCGATATTGTCACCGGACTTCTCTTCTACTTCGGATTCGCGGTCGCCTGCAAACGAGCCTGGCGCCGACAATGGCCGGAGGCCTTTCTGATCGTCTGGCTTATCGTGGGGTCGCTCGCATCGGTTCTCTCGTTCGGCGCGCCGAATATGCTGCGACTGCTGCTTCTGACTCCTGCCGTGGCAGCCGTCTTGGCGCTGGGTCTCGAGGCCATCCTTGCCTTCGCAGAGACCCGAACAAATCGGCACCTGGCCGCGGGCATCCTCCTCGTATTCCTCGCATGGTTCGCAGCGGGGGAGATGCTGCGCTACTTCCGAACCTGGCCGGACCATCCGGCGACCGATCACGAATTCAACAATACCTTTGCCGAACTGGCACGGGCACTTCGTTCAGCAGATGACGCGCCGGAAATGATCATCGTGCCGGACTGGATTCTCAATTCCCCAACCTTCAAGTTCGAGACGCTCGCATTATCCGCGACGCGTTCGGATGCAGACATCCCCACCGATCTTCACGGACGCATCTGGGTTGTCGCGCCCCAATCTCCGTGGCCTCCAGTTGCCCCATTGAGCATTGGAGATGTAGCGGCAAAGATTGTTCAGAGCCTTGATACCCCAGAAGGCGATCGGTGGGTTTCAATCGTAGAAGTTCGTGTCCCCTAA
- a CDS encoding 1-acyl-sn-glycerol-3-phosphate acyltransferase, whose product MKALLILLVRLAVAVFYRRIDVSGLERLPRSSPVLYAANHGNSLADGLVLMAKMPRPPAFASAVFLFKKPVLGWFLRKLGCVPIHRAIDAGADPSDNRKSLAELGDKLRTGQTVAIFPEGISRHEPKVQKIKVGTARLAFGAEEAAGWNLDLHVVPVGLQWEDSPRWRSAARIVVGEPIAATDYLETYNEHPRRAMTEFTRDLESQLRSLSLHANSWQERTEAMLAARSYIAEWNRGAVKQPPAIDSPEQQSQAGSSTAELFLVWRKRAETQAPEDAARISRRLTRFGRALDALGLRPDELDSASSMSRVAARLAMRSAMWIIGLPIAAWGRVNAYIAERAVVAFERRFNPDGIVAHSTWLLIPGLVIAPIFFAIQSAILIALLIWFGVSWWLSILAGLVYFVSLPGAWIASLRFRDLRQDGIRWARAAKILQGRRRLIPRLLRERAAISRQVESLIGTLSES is encoded by the coding sequence ATGAAGGCTCTACTCATACTCCTTGTGCGCCTTGCCGTTGCAGTTTTCTATCGAAGAATCGATGTGTCCGGGCTGGAACGTCTGCCGCGTTCCAGCCCGGTCTTGTATGCAGCCAACCATGGCAATTCACTGGCTGATGGGCTTGTACTGATGGCGAAAATGCCACGACCTCCGGCGTTCGCATCGGCTGTGTTCCTGTTTAAGAAGCCTGTACTCGGTTGGTTTCTGCGCAAGCTCGGGTGCGTGCCGATTCATCGCGCGATCGATGCGGGTGCGGATCCCTCCGATAATCGGAAATCACTGGCAGAGCTCGGCGACAAGTTGCGCACAGGGCAAACGGTGGCGATCTTCCCGGAAGGTATCTCGCGACACGAACCGAAGGTGCAGAAGATCAAGGTTGGGACGGCAAGGCTGGCCTTTGGTGCGGAGGAAGCTGCCGGCTGGAATCTCGATCTTCACGTGGTGCCTGTTGGCCTGCAGTGGGAGGACTCTCCGCGATGGCGCAGTGCCGCGCGCATCGTTGTTGGCGAGCCCATCGCTGCAACCGATTATCTGGAGACATACAACGAGCACCCACGGCGCGCGATGACCGAGTTTACGCGGGATCTGGAGTCGCAACTTCGGAGTCTCTCGCTTCACGCCAATTCGTGGCAGGAGCGCACCGAGGCGATGCTGGCAGCGCGTTCGTACATCGCAGAATGGAATCGTGGCGCGGTCAAGCAGCCTCCGGCGATCGATTCTCCCGAACAACAGAGCCAGGCAGGTTCATCGACCGCCGAGCTTTTCCTGGTGTGGCGTAAGCGGGCGGAAACACAGGCGCCCGAAGATGCCGCGCGTATCTCCCGCCGTCTCACGAGGTTCGGTCGTGCATTGGATGCTCTCGGATTGCGGCCGGATGAACTCGACTCGGCTTCCTCGATGTCGCGAGTCGCAGCACGACTTGCGATGAGATCCGCAATGTGGATCATTGGGCTTCCAATTGCCGCATGGGGACGAGTGAATGCCTACATAGCCGAGCGAGCTGTCGTTGCATTCGAGCGTCGGTTCAACCCGGATGGCATCGTTGCGCATTCGACCTGGTTGCTCATTCCGGGGCTTGTGATCGCCCCGATCTTCTTTGCGATCCAGTCGGCAATCCTGATCGCGCTTCTGATCTGGTTTGGAGTCTCGTGGTGGCTATCTATTCTCGCCGGATTAGTATACTTCGTGTCGCTGCCAGGTGCGTGGATTGCCAGTTTGCGCTTCCGCGATCTGCGCCAGGATGGAATTCGTTGGGCGCGCGCCGCAAAGATCCTGCAGGGGCGAAGGCGCCTGATTCCGCGATTGCTCAGAGAACGTGCAGCCATTTCGCGACAGGTCGAGAGCCTGATTGGGACACTGTCCGAGTCCTAA
- a CDS encoding hydantoinase B/oxoprolinase family protein gives MHADPIQLELFTNRLRAIAWEMGELMRRTAMSTNVKERLDFSCGVLDARGELVVNAPHIPVHLGALGLCVQQVQAALDLQPGDVAITNHPAYGGSHLPDVTIVTPVHCQGELIGFVATRAHHAEIGGATPGSMPPSATALDEEGVIIAPRLLVRQGKAQWDEIRSILTGGRYPTRLIEENLADLAAAVAANHRGTEALRALAEQDGITALTGAMSALKARAERRMREALRRRGDGVYEAEERLDDGSPLRVRIKVSDGDAIIDFAGTAPIHPGNLNATPAIVRSVVIYVLRLLVDEPLPLNEGLLAPVTLRIPMGSMLNPDFEASPPPAVVGGNVETSQRLVDTLIKALGLMACGQGTMNNTLFGNERFGYYETLCGGAGAGPGFGGADAVHTHMTNTRITDPEVLEHRYPVRVERFAIRTGSGGAGQFRGGDGAVRELRFLEPVQVSLLTQHRVERPFGMEGGEPGQIGRQRIVKSDGSVCSLSPSASIELQVNDRLIVETPGGGGYGLSKT, from the coding sequence ATGCACGCCGACCCGATCCAACTCGAGCTATTCACGAATCGCCTGCGCGCCATTGCCTGGGAAATGGGCGAACTGATGCGCCGCACTGCGATGTCGACAAATGTGAAGGAGCGGCTCGATTTCTCCTGTGGGGTCTTGGATGCTCGTGGTGAATTGGTGGTGAATGCGCCGCACATTCCCGTTCACCTCGGTGCACTTGGCCTGTGTGTTCAGCAGGTCCAAGCTGCTCTGGATCTGCAGCCCGGCGATGTGGCCATCACGAATCATCCCGCTTACGGCGGTTCGCATTTGCCCGACGTGACAATTGTGACGCCGGTGCACTGCCAGGGTGAACTGATCGGCTTTGTGGCAACGCGCGCGCACCACGCAGAGATCGGCGGCGCGACTCCGGGATCCATGCCCCCGAGCGCGACTGCTCTTGATGAGGAAGGCGTGATCATCGCTCCTCGCCTGCTTGTCCGACAGGGAAAAGCCCAGTGGGATGAGATTCGATCAATCTTAACGGGCGGACGTTATCCAACGCGTCTGATTGAGGAGAATCTCGCCGATCTGGCTGCGGCCGTGGCAGCAAACCATCGCGGCACCGAGGCCTTGCGTGCATTGGCAGAACAGGACGGAATCACAGCGTTGACTGGAGCAATGTCCGCCTTAAAAGCGCGAGCCGAGCGCCGGATGCGCGAGGCGCTGCGTAGAAGAGGGGACGGAGTCTACGAAGCAGAAGAACGTCTCGATGACGGATCCCCGTTGCGCGTTCGAATCAAAGTCTCCGATGGAGACGCCATAATAGATTTCGCAGGCACTGCACCAATCCATCCTGGAAATCTGAATGCAACTCCGGCCATCGTGCGCAGCGTCGTGATCTATGTCCTCCGCCTGCTCGTCGATGAGCCGCTGCCATTGAACGAAGGGCTCCTCGCGCCCGTAACGCTGCGCATTCCGATGGGCTCGATGTTGAATCCAGACTTCGAAGCCTCTCCCCCGCCAGCCGTTGTTGGAGGCAATGTAGAGACGAGCCAGCGTCTCGTCGATACGCTCATCAAGGCGCTTGGCCTGATGGCATGCGGACAGGGCACGATGAACAACACGCTGTTCGGGAATGAACGATTCGGATACTACGAGACGCTTTGCGGCGGCGCAGGAGCAGGCCCTGGTTTCGGTGGAGCCGACGCGGTGCATACCCACATGACAAACACGCGCATCACCGATCCGGAGGTTCTCGAACATCGGTACCCGGTGCGTGTTGAGCGCTTCGCAATTCGAACGGGATCCGGTGGGGCTGGTCAATTTCGCGGCGGAGATGGAGCGGTGCGCGAGTTGCGCTTCCTGGAACCAGTGCAGGTCTCCCTCCTGACACAGCACCGCGTCGAACGTCCCTTCGGTATGGAAGGTGGCGAGCCCGGACAGATCGGCCGTCAGCGCATAGTGAAAAGCGATGGTAGCGTTTGCTCTCTGAGTCCAAGTGCGAGCATCGAATTACAAGTGAATGATCGCTTGATTGTTGAAACGCCGGGAGGCGGCGGATATGGACTTTCGAAGACTTAG